Proteins from a single region of Carassius gibelio isolate Cgi1373 ecotype wild population from Czech Republic chromosome B15, carGib1.2-hapl.c, whole genome shotgun sequence:
- the LOC127972391 gene encoding LOW QUALITY PROTEIN: olfactory receptor 52A1-like (The sequence of the model RefSeq protein was modified relative to this genomic sequence to represent the inferred CDS: deleted 1 base in 1 codon) has product NVFEKNILCVKGFFRMNVLVQNISFKDFKLIGFYSLGEWRPFLFLPFFLMFLLAITANSILLYLIKSQKSLHSPMYVLIGVMAVLDLIMPMFFVPNMLLSLLFNLSGISLKGCLIQMFGLHFIGTFQSTLLFWMALDRYFAICRPLYYHKCMEIPKFLKFVVVPVIRNGLLIVTMVSLAGRLSFCETNIIDHSFCEHMALVQLACGDISINNIVGLLAAFLITTTDFILITISYILIFSSVLRSGKAHLKAINTCITHIIIMTISLISALIAFLSYRIRNNISSSNRIFISILYLFFQVVYTH; this is encoded by the exons aatgtgtttgaaaagaACATTCTGTGTGTTAAAGGGTTTTTCAGAATGAATGTACTTGTACAAAATATCTCATTCAAAGACTTTAAATTAATTGGTTTCTACAGTCTAGGAGAATGGAGGCCTTTTTTATTTCTGCCTTTCtttctgatgtttttattagctatCACAGCAAATTCTATTCTcctatatttaataaaatctcaAAAGTCTCTGCATTCTCCTATGTATGTACTAATAGGTGTTATGGCTGTGTTAGACTTGATAATGCCCATGTTTTTTGTACCTAACATGCTTCTTAGTCTCTTGTTCAATTTGAGTGGGATATCCCTAAAAGGTTGTTTGATACAAATGTTTGGTCTTCATTTTATTGGAACATTCCAATCTACTTTGCTTTTCTGGATGGCACTGGATCGTTACTTTGCGATATGCAGACCCCTTTATTATCATAAATGCATGGAAATCCCTAAATTTCTAAAGTTTGTTGTTGTGCCAGTAATCAGAAATGgacttttgattgtcaccatggTCTCTCTGGCTGGAAGATTGTCATTTTGTGAAACAAACATTATTGATCACTCTTTTTGTGAGCACATGGCATTGGTTCAGTTAGCATGTGGTGACATATCAATTAATAACATTGTAGGACTTTTGGCTGCTTTCCTTATAACAACAACTGATTTTATTCTCATTACCATTtcttatattttgattttttcttCTGTGCTTAGATCTGGTAAGGCTCATTTAAAGGCCATCAATACCTGCATTACTCACATAATTATTATGACAATTTCtttgatttctgctttaattgcatttttgtcaTACAGAATAAGGAATAACATTTCTTCTAGTAACCGTATATTTATAAGCATCTTATACTTA TTTTTCCAAGTTGTCTACACCCACTAA